The proteins below are encoded in one region of Catenulispora sp. GP43:
- a CDS encoding PTS transporter subunit EIIC, protein MSAEAAAAAPKEPGWGSKAFGVLQRIGKSLMLPIATLPAAGLLVRFGQDDMIGRFHSVFLKNVAAVMLAGGNSLLNNLPVIFAIGVAIGFAKKSDGTTAVAAIVGYLVYNAVSMQMFAGSKLKPQVLGLVIRNPDQNVNAPVPAGGLKFGLDMNQPNPTGVLGGILVGICAALLWQRYYRIKLPTWLAFFGGRRFVPIITAVVCLFLGVLMGWIWSPIGQGINDMSNWITRNSSIGLFFYGTLNRALIPFGLHHILNAFPWFQFGTYTNANGTFHGDIARFLNGDPTAGLFQTGFFPVMMFGLPGAALAMWRSALPAKRKVAGSILISAALTSFVTGVTEPLEFAFMFVAPVLYVIHAVLTGISMSLMWSLGCKDGFNFSAGLIDFTLNWGKATKPWLILIVGPIYFVVYYFLFIFAIRFLNLKTPGREPDPELDELPASP, encoded by the coding sequence ATGAGCGCAGAAGCCGCAGCGGCGGCCCCGAAGGAGCCGGGGTGGGGGAGCAAGGCCTTCGGCGTGCTGCAACGCATCGGCAAGTCCCTGATGCTGCCGATCGCCACCCTGCCCGCCGCGGGCCTGCTGGTCCGCTTCGGCCAGGACGACATGATCGGGCGCTTCCACAGCGTGTTCCTGAAGAACGTCGCGGCGGTCATGCTGGCCGGCGGCAACTCGCTGCTGAACAACCTGCCGGTGATCTTCGCCATCGGGGTGGCCATCGGCTTCGCCAAGAAGTCCGACGGCACCACCGCGGTCGCCGCCATCGTCGGCTACCTGGTCTACAACGCCGTCTCGATGCAGATGTTCGCCGGCTCCAAACTCAAGCCCCAGGTCCTGGGACTGGTGATCAGGAACCCCGACCAGAACGTGAACGCCCCGGTGCCGGCCGGCGGGCTGAAGTTCGGCCTGGACATGAACCAGCCGAACCCCACCGGCGTGCTCGGCGGCATCCTGGTCGGCATCTGCGCGGCGCTGCTGTGGCAGCGCTACTACCGGATCAAGCTGCCCACCTGGCTGGCCTTCTTCGGCGGCCGGCGCTTCGTCCCGATCATCACGGCCGTGGTGTGCCTGTTCCTGGGCGTCCTGATGGGCTGGATCTGGTCGCCGATCGGCCAGGGCATCAACGACATGTCGAACTGGATCACCCGCAACAGCTCGATCGGCCTGTTCTTCTACGGAACCCTGAACAGGGCCCTGATCCCCTTCGGCCTGCACCACATCCTGAACGCCTTCCCGTGGTTCCAGTTCGGCACCTATACCAACGCCAACGGCACGTTCCACGGGGACATCGCCCGCTTCCTGAACGGCGACCCCACCGCCGGCCTGTTCCAGACCGGCTTCTTCCCGGTCATGATGTTCGGCCTGCCCGGCGCGGCCCTGGCGATGTGGCGCTCGGCGCTGCCGGCCAAGCGCAAGGTGGCCGGCTCGATCCTGATCTCGGCGGCGCTGACCTCCTTCGTCACCGGCGTGACCGAGCCGCTGGAGTTCGCGTTCATGTTCGTCGCGCCTGTGCTGTACGTGATCCACGCCGTGCTCACCGGCATCTCGATGTCGCTGATGTGGAGTCTGGGCTGCAAGGACGGGTTCAACTTCTCCGCCGGGCTCATCGACTTCACGCTGAACTGGGGGAAGGCGACGAAGCCGTGGCTGATCCTGATCGTCGGGCCGATCTACTTCGTGGTCTACTACTTCCTTTTCATTTTCGCGATCAGGTTCTTGAACCTGAAGACACCCGGGCGCGAACCCGATCCCGAACTCGACGAGTTACCGGCTTCGCCTTAG
- a CDS encoding DNA repair helicase XPB, whose protein sequence is MTCLIVQSDKTLLLEIDHPQAEECRRDIAPFAELERSPEHIHTYRVTPLALWNARAAGHDAEQVIDALLRHSRYPVPHSLLVDIADTMDRYGRLRLLQHPTHGLVLETTDVPVLEEVVRHKKVQPLIGERIDEHTIKVHPSERGTLKQVLLKVGWPAEDLAGYVDGEHHDIALREDGWTLRPYQKEAAEGFRHGGSGVVVLPCGAGKTIVGAAAMAGVEATTLILVTNTVSVHQWRKELLKRTTLTEDEIGEYSGARKEIRPVTIATYQVLTRKTKGVYANLELFDARDWGLIVYDEVHLLPAPVFRFTADIQSRRRLGLTATLVREDGLEGEVFSLIGPKRFDAPWKDIEAQGYIAPADCVEVRVTLTDNERLRYASSEPEEKYRLASTTATKSKLVEALVKKHAGEPTLVIGQYLEQLDDLGERLNAPVLKGTTPVKERERLYEGFRTGEIPTLVVSKVANFSVDLPEASVAIQVSGTFGSRQEEAQRLGRVLRPKADGRGARFYAVVSRDTVDQEYAAHRQRFLAEQGYAYRIADADDVFAGKEI, encoded by the coding sequence GTGACCTGCCTGATCGTCCAGTCCGACAAGACCCTCCTGCTCGAGATCGACCATCCGCAGGCCGAGGAGTGCCGCCGCGACATCGCCCCCTTCGCCGAACTGGAGCGGTCCCCGGAGCACATCCACACCTACCGCGTCACCCCGCTGGCCTTGTGGAACGCCCGCGCCGCCGGCCACGACGCCGAGCAGGTCATCGACGCGCTGCTGCGCCACAGCCGCTACCCGGTACCGCACTCCCTGCTCGTCGACATCGCCGACACCATGGACCGCTACGGCCGCCTCCGGCTGCTCCAGCACCCGACACACGGCCTGGTCCTGGAGACCACCGACGTCCCGGTCCTGGAGGAAGTGGTCCGTCACAAGAAGGTGCAGCCGCTGATCGGCGAGCGCATCGACGAGCACACCATCAAGGTGCACCCCTCCGAGCGCGGAACCCTCAAGCAGGTCCTGCTGAAGGTCGGCTGGCCCGCCGAGGACCTGGCCGGCTACGTGGACGGCGAACACCACGACATCGCCCTGCGCGAGGACGGCTGGACCCTGCGCCCGTACCAGAAGGAGGCCGCCGAGGGCTTCCGCCACGGCGGCTCCGGCGTGGTCGTCCTCCCCTGCGGCGCGGGCAAGACCATCGTCGGCGCGGCGGCCATGGCCGGCGTCGAGGCGACGACCCTGATCCTGGTCACCAACACGGTCAGCGTGCACCAGTGGCGCAAGGAACTCCTCAAGCGCACCACCCTCACCGAGGACGAGATCGGCGAGTACTCGGGCGCCCGCAAGGAGATCCGCCCCGTCACCATCGCCACCTACCAGGTCCTCACCCGCAAGACGAAGGGCGTCTACGCCAACCTGGAACTGTTCGACGCCCGCGACTGGGGCCTGATCGTCTACGACGAGGTCCACCTCCTGCCGGCCCCGGTCTTCCGCTTCACCGCCGACATCCAGTCCCGCCGCCGCCTCGGCCTGACCGCCACCCTGGTCCGCGAAGACGGCCTGGAAGGCGAGGTCTTCTCCCTGATCGGCCCCAAGCGCTTCGACGCCCCCTGGAAGGACATCGAAGCCCAGGGCTACATCGCCCCGGCGGACTGCGTAGAGGTACGCGTCACCCTCACCGACAACGAACGCCTCCGCTACGCGAGCTCCGAACCGGAGGAGAAGTACCGCCTGGCCTCGACCACGGCGACCAAGTCCAAACTCGTCGAAGCCCTGGTGAAGAAGCACGCCGGCGAACCCACCCTGGTCATCGGCCAGTACCTGGAACAGCTGGACGACCTCGGCGAACGCCTGAACGCCCCGGTCCTGAAGGGCACCACCCCGGTCAAGGAACGCGAGCGCCTGTACGAAGGCTTCCGCACCGGCGAGATCCCCACCCTGGTGGTCTCCAAGGTCGCGAACTTCTCCGTCGACCTCCCCGAAGCCAGCGTCGCCATCCAGGTATCGGGCACCTTCGGCTCCCGCCAGGAAGAGGCCCAGCGCCTGGGCCGCGTGCTACGCCCGAAGGCCGACGGCCGAGGCGCCCGCTTCTACGCCGTGGTGTCCCGGGACACCGTGGACCAGGAGTACGCGGCGCACCGACAGCGCTTCCTGGCGGAGCAGGGCTACGCGTACCGGATCGCCGACGCGGACGACGTTTTCGCCGGCAAGGAGATCTAG
- a CDS encoding peptidoglycan D,D-transpeptidase FtsI family protein, with product MNKPIRRVAIFCFLLIACLLASSNYLQVINASSYKARAGNDRNKYDAYAYPRGRILTADGTVIADSVPSGGLSYKYQRQYPLKADYANVTGYKTMDYGASDIESVLDKYLAGTDGSESVANFMDTLTGKSKKGGDVQLTLQNAVQQAAISKLTGKTGSVVALDPTTGAILAMYSNPAFDPNGIASNDGDTASAAGKALDAQKDKPNLNHAIGENYPPGSVFKIVTAAAALDTGQFTETGRTDAPRGPLTWSGSGTTLPNEDGDCPGTDLKTALAQSCNSVYGWIGDKLGPQVMAQYAAKFGFNTPGLKVPMPVAQSNFPTFSQIGSDSVTLAQASVGQNDTQVTPLQAAMIAGAVADGGAIMQPYLVDKETAPNGHVTYQGKDHRHQLSQAMSPATANTLDDMMKNVVVNGTAQQDAVNGVQMGAKTGTAQRGQNQNPLAWFVCYGTANGKHVTVAVMVQTDNPAVRDTISGAQYAGPVATAVLKAALGVS from the coding sequence GTGAACAAGCCGATCAGGCGGGTGGCCATATTCTGCTTCCTGCTCATCGCCTGCCTGCTGGCGAGTTCGAACTACCTGCAGGTGATCAACGCGAGCAGCTACAAGGCCCGCGCCGGCAACGACCGCAACAAATACGACGCCTACGCCTACCCGCGAGGCCGGATCCTCACGGCCGACGGCACGGTCATCGCCGACTCGGTCCCCTCCGGCGGCCTGTCGTACAAGTACCAGCGCCAGTACCCGCTCAAGGCCGACTACGCCAACGTCACCGGCTACAAGACGATGGACTACGGGGCCTCGGACATCGAGTCCGTCCTCGACAAGTACCTCGCGGGCACTGACGGCTCGGAGTCCGTGGCCAACTTCATGGACACCCTGACCGGCAAGTCCAAGAAGGGCGGCGACGTCCAGCTGACGCTGCAGAACGCGGTCCAGCAGGCCGCCATCAGCAAGCTGACCGGCAAGACCGGTTCCGTGGTGGCGCTGGACCCGACCACCGGCGCGATCCTGGCGATGTACTCCAACCCGGCCTTCGACCCCAACGGGATAGCGTCGAACGACGGCGACACCGCCTCCGCCGCGGGCAAGGCCCTGGACGCCCAGAAGGACAAACCGAACCTCAACCACGCGATCGGCGAGAACTACCCGCCCGGCTCGGTCTTCAAGATCGTCACCGCCGCCGCCGCGCTGGACACCGGCCAGTTCACCGAGACCGGCCGGACCGACGCCCCGCGCGGCCCGCTGACCTGGTCCGGTTCGGGCACGACGCTGCCCAACGAGGACGGCGACTGCCCGGGCACCGACCTGAAGACCGCGCTCGCGCAGTCCTGCAACTCCGTCTACGGCTGGATCGGCGACAAACTCGGCCCGCAGGTCATGGCCCAGTACGCCGCGAAGTTCGGCTTCAACACCCCGGGCCTGAAGGTCCCGATGCCGGTGGCGCAGTCCAACTTCCCCACCTTCAGCCAGATCGGCAGCGACTCGGTCACCCTGGCCCAGGCCTCGGTCGGCCAGAACGACACCCAGGTCACCCCGCTGCAGGCGGCGATGATCGCCGGGGCGGTGGCCGACGGCGGCGCCATCATGCAGCCCTATCTGGTCGACAAGGAGACCGCGCCCAACGGCCACGTGACCTACCAGGGCAAGGACCACCGGCACCAGCTCAGCCAGGCGATGAGCCCGGCGACCGCGAACACCCTGGACGACATGATGAAGAACGTCGTCGTCAACGGCACGGCGCAGCAGGACGCGGTCAACGGCGTGCAGATGGGCGCCAAGACCGGCACCGCGCAGCGCGGCCAGAACCAGAACCCGCTGGCCTGGTTCGTCTGCTACGGCACGGCCAACGGCAAGCACGTCACCGTGGCGGTGATGGTCCAGACCGACAATCCCGCGGTCCGCGACACCATCTCCGGCGCCCAGTACGCCGGCCCGGTCGCGACGGCGGTGCTGAAGGCGGCACTCGGCGTGAGCTAG
- a CDS encoding PTS glucose transporter subunit IIA, translating into MDIYISSPLTGTAIGLTEVPDPVFAGSLVGPGAAVDPRRAPQVAVAPIAGRLLKLKPHAFVVQSADGRGVLVHLGIDTVNLEGRGFELIAIEGELLRAGQPIVTWNPAEVEAGGLSPVSPVIALDAESAAIDAIVNGAVCAGDELFHWR; encoded by the coding sequence ATGGACATCTACATCTCCTCCCCGCTGACCGGCACCGCGATCGGCCTGACCGAGGTCCCCGACCCGGTGTTCGCCGGATCCCTGGTGGGCCCCGGCGCCGCCGTCGACCCCCGGCGCGCGCCGCAGGTCGCCGTGGCCCCGATCGCCGGCCGGCTGCTCAAGCTCAAGCCGCACGCCTTCGTCGTGCAGTCCGCCGACGGCCGCGGCGTGCTGGTCCACCTGGGCATCGACACGGTGAACCTGGAGGGCCGCGGCTTCGAGCTGATCGCGATCGAGGGCGAGCTGCTGCGGGCCGGCCAGCCGATCGTCACCTGGAACCCGGCCGAGGTCGAGGCCGGCGGGCTGTCGCCGGTGAGCCCGGTGATCGCGCTGGACGCGGAGTCCGCGGCCATCGACGCGATCGTCAACGGCGCCGTGTGCGCCGGCGACGAGCTGTTCCACTGGCGCTGA
- a CDS encoding copper homeostasis protein CutC — protein sequence MSDPTPLLEVIAVDAVDARAAVAGGADRLELVSAMEYFGFDPSLETFEAIREAVDVPLRVMIRRRDGFSAGGVQGVAELVHAAEALRRAGADEFVLGWLDTDGTVDGEAVRAVLDALGGAKWTFHKAIDAASDRAAVYDSVRRMPGLDTVLTSGGFKAAGDGIEVLRAEAERERAAGGPRVLVGGGLTQEALAPLRAAGLDAFHVGTAVRASGTWDSPVDAEKVAAWRKLLE from the coding sequence ATGTCTGATCCGACGCCCCTGCTCGAAGTCATCGCCGTCGACGCCGTCGACGCCCGCGCCGCCGTGGCCGGCGGGGCCGACCGCCTGGAACTCGTCTCGGCGATGGAGTACTTCGGCTTCGACCCGTCCCTTGAGACCTTCGAGGCGATCCGCGAGGCCGTGGACGTCCCGCTGCGGGTGATGATCCGGCGTCGCGACGGCTTCTCGGCCGGCGGGGTGCAGGGTGTGGCAGAGCTCGTGCACGCGGCCGAGGCGCTGCGGCGGGCCGGCGCGGACGAGTTCGTCCTCGGGTGGCTGGACACCGACGGCACGGTCGACGGGGAGGCCGTCCGCGCGGTCCTTGACGCCCTCGGCGGTGCGAAGTGGACGTTCCACAAAGCGATCGACGCCGCGTCGGACCGCGCGGCCGTGTATGACTCCGTGCGCCGGATGCCCGGTCTGGACACCGTGCTCACCTCGGGCGGATTCAAAGCCGCCGGCGACGGGATCGAGGTGCTGCGGGCCGAGGCCGAGCGGGAGCGGGCGGCCGGCGGACCGCGGGTACTGGTCGGCGGCGGCCTGACGCAGGAGGCGCTGGCGCCGCTGCGGGCTGCGGGGCTGGACGCGTTCCACGTGGGGACCGCGGTGCGCGCGTCGGGGACGTGGGACTCGCCGGTTGACGCGGAGAAGGTCGCCGCGTGGCGCAAGCTGCTGGAGTAG
- a CDS encoding GntR family transcriptional regulator, whose translation MSEEPAGIDPTSSVPKHLQLKDLLGRMISEGLTPGSPIPSERDLAEQHGLSRMTVRQAINALVADGRLERRLGRGTFVAQPKMDVQIRLVGFTEDMRRRGMTASSRTLSFERIHASSALAGHLEVESGEPVVRLVRLRYADGIPMAIERTHLPERIVPGLVEAGAPESLYQYLADEYGIVLTWGEQSIEAATTAAEDAPLLGIRSDGVVLIMARRSFAEDVQVEYATSAYRADRYQLWVPLAQAARPIVRNP comes from the coding sequence ATGAGCGAAGAGCCCGCGGGCATCGACCCGACCAGCTCCGTGCCCAAGCACCTGCAGCTCAAGGACCTGCTGGGGCGGATGATCTCAGAAGGTCTGACACCCGGATCGCCGATCCCCTCCGAGCGCGATCTCGCCGAGCAGCACGGTCTGAGCCGGATGACGGTGCGTCAGGCGATCAACGCGCTCGTCGCCGACGGCCGCCTGGAGCGGCGTCTGGGCCGCGGCACCTTCGTCGCGCAGCCGAAGATGGACGTGCAGATCCGTCTGGTCGGCTTCACCGAGGACATGCGCCGGCGCGGGATGACCGCGAGTTCGCGCACGCTGTCCTTCGAGCGCATCCACGCCTCCAGCGCGCTGGCCGGCCATCTGGAGGTGGAATCCGGCGAGCCGGTGGTCCGCCTGGTGCGGCTGCGCTATGCCGACGGCATTCCTATGGCCATCGAGCGCACGCATCTGCCGGAGCGAATCGTGCCAGGGCTCGTGGAAGCCGGGGCGCCGGAGTCGTTGTACCAGTATCTGGCCGACGAGTATGGGATCGTACTTACCTGGGGTGAACAGTCGATCGAAGCCGCCACCACCGCCGCCGAGGACGCGCCGCTTCTCGGGATTCGCTCTGACGGCGTAGTCCTGATCATGGCGAGGCGGTCCTTTGCGGAAGATGTGCAGGTGGAGTATGCGACGTCTGCGTATCGCGCCGACCGGTACCAGCTGTGGGTGCCGCTCGCGCAGGCCGCGCGTCCGATCGTCCGCAACCCTTAA
- a CDS encoding AAA family ATPase produces MPETSDAADPVVLAEQSHLEDSRSALKAMRDEALTLRAQGGNAVSTENLLAALRSRAKALMDDPNVPLFFGRLDYGDTPDAGEFRTEHYYIGRRHVHDATGEPMVIDWRAPVSTAFYRATPKVPMGLDRRRRFGFGFGAITGYEDEPLSDPAASAAPAGQPGASRILTDEIERPRSGPMRDIVSTIQPEQDEIVRADVNVSVCVQGAPGTGKTAVGLHRVAFLLYAHRDRLRRGGSLVVGPNKEFLKYIEQVLPALGEIEVGQTTVDDLVARVKITATDPPEAGVVKGDARMAEVLHKAIWSRLRTAQEALPDGIMIVRGSRRWRVPAYEIDELIAATKERDVRYGAGRAMLAPRIAHAVLYRMEAAGETTDDRTQNAVARTSEVRKAVDLLWPAIDPVKVVFELYSDPEVLAAAAEGILTAEEQAAVLWSATRPKVPRTAGTAKWSSADAVLIDEAHDQLDRLPSLAHVVLDEAQDLSAMQYRAVGRRCSTGSVTVLGDIAQGTTPWATPSWAETLKHLGKPEAVVEELTLGFRVPRQIIDFAAKLLPDAAPGLLPPTSVRQQGGALEIDAVGSDADLVGAMVTAAQLALEFQEGSVGLITADARVAEVAAALDAAGVEHSVLGAEPAAPAIEGASETEAELVESLLAETVGPRLVVVPATLAKGLEYDQVLVLEPAEIVAAEPRGLRRLYVVLTRAVSRLHVVHCAALPAQLVGD; encoded by the coding sequence ATGCCCGAAACCAGTGACGCCGCCGATCCCGTCGTGCTCGCCGAGCAGTCCCACCTCGAGGACTCCCGCTCGGCGCTCAAGGCGATGCGCGACGAGGCACTGACCCTGCGAGCCCAGGGCGGCAACGCCGTCTCGACCGAGAACCTGCTGGCCGCCCTGCGCTCCCGGGCCAAGGCGCTGATGGACGATCCGAACGTCCCGCTCTTCTTCGGCCGCCTCGACTACGGCGACACCCCCGACGCCGGCGAGTTCCGCACCGAGCACTACTACATCGGCCGCCGCCACGTGCACGACGCGACCGGCGAGCCGATGGTCATCGACTGGCGCGCCCCGGTCTCGACCGCCTTCTACCGGGCCACGCCGAAGGTGCCGATGGGGCTGGACCGCCGCCGCCGCTTCGGCTTCGGCTTCGGGGCCATCACAGGGTACGAAGACGAGCCGCTGTCCGACCCCGCCGCCTCCGCCGCCCCGGCCGGCCAGCCGGGCGCGAGCCGGATCCTGACCGACGAGATCGAGCGCCCGCGCTCGGGGCCGATGCGCGACATCGTGTCGACGATCCAGCCGGAGCAGGACGAGATCGTCCGGGCGGATGTGAACGTGAGTGTGTGCGTGCAGGGCGCGCCTGGTACTGGGAAGACCGCGGTCGGTCTGCACCGTGTCGCGTTCCTGCTGTATGCGCATCGGGATCGGCTGCGGCGAGGCGGGTCTCTGGTTGTGGGGCCGAACAAGGAGTTCCTGAAGTACATCGAGCAGGTCCTGCCGGCGCTTGGCGAGATCGAGGTCGGGCAGACCACGGTCGATGATCTGGTGGCGCGCGTGAAAATCACTGCGACCGACCCGCCGGAGGCCGGTGTGGTCAAGGGCGATGCGCGGATGGCTGAGGTCTTACACAAGGCGATCTGGTCGCGCCTGCGGACGGCTCAGGAGGCGCTGCCGGACGGGATCATGATCGTGCGCGGTTCGCGGCGGTGGCGGGTTCCGGCGTATGAGATCGATGAGCTGATCGCGGCCACCAAGGAGCGCGATGTCCGTTATGGGGCCGGGCGGGCGATGCTCGCGCCGCGCATCGCGCACGCGGTTCTGTACCGGATGGAGGCCGCCGGGGAGACCACGGACGATCGCACGCAGAACGCTGTCGCGCGGACGAGCGAGGTGCGCAAGGCCGTGGACCTGCTGTGGCCGGCGATCGATCCGGTGAAGGTGGTGTTCGAGCTCTACTCCGATCCGGAGGTGCTGGCTGCTGCCGCCGAGGGGATCCTCACGGCTGAGGAGCAGGCTGCGGTCCTGTGGAGCGCGACGCGTCCGAAGGTGCCGCGGACTGCGGGGACAGCCAAATGGTCCAGTGCTGACGCGGTGCTCATCGATGAGGCGCACGATCAGCTCGATCGGCTGCCGTCGCTGGCGCATGTGGTTCTTGATGAGGCGCAGGATCTGTCGGCGATGCAGTATCGCGCGGTGGGGCGGCGGTGCTCGACGGGCAGCGTCACGGTGCTGGGGGACATCGCGCAGGGGACCACGCCGTGGGCGACGCCTTCTTGGGCGGAGACGCTGAAGCATTTGGGGAAGCCGGAGGCGGTGGTTGAGGAGCTGACGTTGGGGTTCCGGGTGCCGCGGCAGATCATTGATTTCGCGGCGAAGCTTCTGCCGGATGCCGCGCCGGGACTGTTGCCGCCGACGTCGGTTCGGCAGCAGGGTGGGGCGCTGGAGATTGATGCGGTCGGGAGTGACGCGGACCTTGTCGGTGCGATGGTCACTGCTGCGCAGCTTGCTTTGGAGTTTCAGGAGGGGTCGGTCGGTCTGATCACGGCTGATGCCCGGGTCGCGGAGGTCGCGGCGGCTTTGGACGCTGCTGGTGTGGAGCACTCGGTGCTTGGGGCGGAGCCTGCCGCTCCGGCGATCGAGGGGGCCAGCGAGACTGAGGCGGAGCTGGTCGAGTCGCTGCTGGCGGAGACTGTTGGGCCGCGGTTGGTCGTGGTGCCCGCGACGTTGGCCAAGGGTCTTGAGTACGACCAGGTTCTGGTGTTGGAGCCCGCTGAGATCGTCGCTGCTGAGCCGCGGGGGTTGCGGCGGTTGTATGTGGTGCTGACGCGTGCGGTTTCGCGGTTGCATGTGGTGCATTGCGCGGCGTTGCCGGCGCAGTTGGTGGGGGACTGA
- a CDS encoding antibiotic biosynthesis monooxygenase, with protein MSTRPAETPEPPYYMVVFASQRTEGDNGYPEAAARMAELVTQQPGFLGADSTRDANGFGITVAYFSDEESIKQWRVHPDHTETRNEGRASWYQHLAVHVGKVERAYRWDR; from the coding sequence ATGTCCACGCGTCCCGCGGAAACACCTGAGCCGCCGTACTACATGGTCGTGTTCGCCTCGCAGCGCACCGAGGGCGACAACGGCTACCCCGAGGCGGCCGCGCGCATGGCTGAGCTCGTCACGCAGCAGCCCGGTTTCCTCGGCGCGGACTCCACGCGCGACGCGAACGGCTTCGGGATCACCGTCGCGTACTTCTCCGACGAGGAGTCCATCAAGCAGTGGCGGGTCCACCCCGACCACACCGAGACCCGCAACGAGGGCCGGGCTTCGTGGTACCAGCACCTCGCGGTGCATGTCGGGAAGGTCGAACGGGCCTACCGCTGGGACCGGTGA
- a CDS encoding glucose PTS transporter subunit EIIB, giving the protein MSKAEQIIAGLGGADNIVELEPCITRLRTEVRDGSKVNEAALRAAGAHGVMKVGNNVQVVVGPEADAIANDIEDLM; this is encoded by the coding sequence GTGAGCAAGGCCGAGCAGATCATCGCCGGACTGGGCGGCGCCGACAACATCGTCGAGCTGGAGCCCTGCATCACCCGGCTGCGCACCGAGGTACGGGACGGCTCCAAAGTCAACGAGGCCGCCCTGCGGGCGGCGGGCGCCCACGGGGTCATGAAGGTCGGGAACAACGTCCAGGTGGTGGTCGGCCCGGAGGCCGACGCGATCGCCAACGACATCGAGGACCTGATGTAG
- a CDS encoding beta-N-acetylhexosaminidase, producing MDAPEISIIPKPLHIQAGSGQLMFDATTVVNFSDGHAELGAEGYHLTIDDDGITFLTGTEAGLFYAEQTLKQLLPPEGLRTDASRKSLPLPHVTITDAPRFRWRGAMLDVARHFLPKRDVLRFLDLMALHKLNVLHFHLTEDQGWRIEIKQYPKLTEVGGWRRETVGDGRPHGGFYTQDDIREIVTYAAERHITIVPEIDIPGHSTAAIAAYPELGNQDVPSAQEPREVWTQFGIATSVLNLEDSTVEFYKTVMDEVCDLFPGEFVCLGGDECPKDEWKASARAQARKAELGLATEEDLQAWFMHQLSEHVAAKGRKLLGWDEILEGELFPGTVVSSWRGTEGAVEAARRGHDTLTSPYNWVYFDYRQSDAEGEPGAPWAAPTSLERAYSFEPVPEDMPEELAGHVIGSEATLWSEYIPDARVHDYQAWPRLAAFSETVWSTAGRDFAEFLPRLEKHLERLDALGVEYRPLDGPHPWQKQPAPRWREDPNAE from the coding sequence ATGGACGCGCCTGAGATCTCCATCATCCCGAAGCCCCTGCATATCCAGGCCGGCTCCGGCCAGCTCATGTTCGACGCCACGACCGTCGTGAACTTCTCCGACGGCCACGCCGAACTCGGCGCCGAGGGCTACCACCTCACCATCGACGACGACGGCATCACGTTCCTCACCGGCACCGAGGCGGGCCTGTTCTACGCCGAGCAGACCCTGAAGCAGCTGCTGCCGCCCGAGGGGCTGCGCACCGACGCCAGCCGGAAGTCCCTTCCGCTCCCGCACGTCACCATCACCGACGCCCCGCGCTTCCGCTGGCGCGGCGCGATGCTGGACGTGGCCCGCCACTTCCTGCCCAAGCGCGACGTCCTGCGCTTCCTGGACCTGATGGCGCTGCACAAGCTGAACGTCCTGCACTTCCACCTCACCGAGGACCAGGGCTGGCGCATCGAGATCAAGCAGTACCCGAAGCTCACCGAGGTCGGCGGCTGGCGCCGGGAGACCGTGGGCGACGGCCGGCCGCACGGCGGCTTCTACACCCAGGACGACATCCGCGAGATCGTCACCTACGCCGCCGAGCGGCACATCACGATCGTCCCCGAGATCGACATCCCGGGGCACTCCACGGCCGCCATCGCGGCCTATCCGGAGCTCGGCAACCAGGACGTCCCCAGCGCGCAGGAGCCGCGCGAGGTCTGGACGCAGTTCGGGATCGCCACCTCGGTGCTGAACCTGGAGGACTCGACCGTCGAGTTCTACAAGACCGTCATGGACGAGGTCTGCGACCTGTTCCCGGGCGAGTTCGTCTGCCTCGGCGGCGACGAGTGCCCGAAGGACGAGTGGAAGGCCAGCGCGCGGGCCCAGGCCCGCAAGGCCGAGCTGGGCCTGGCGACCGAGGAGGACCTGCAGGCCTGGTTCATGCACCAGCTCAGCGAGCACGTCGCGGCCAAGGGCCGCAAGCTGCTCGGCTGGGACGAGATCCTGGAGGGCGAGCTGTTCCCGGGCACCGTCGTGTCCTCCTGGCGCGGCACCGAGGGCGCGGTCGAGGCCGCCCGGCGCGGCCACGACACCCTGACCAGCCCCTACAACTGGGTCTACTTCGACTACCGGCAGTCCGACGCCGAGGGCGAGCCGGGCGCCCCGTGGGCCGCGCCGACGTCGCTGGAGCGCGCGTACAGCTTCGAGCCGGTGCCCGAGGACATGCCCGAGGAGCTCGCCGGGCACGTCATCGGCTCCGAGGCCACCCTGTGGAGCGAGTACATCCCGGACGCCCGGGTCCACGACTACCAGGCCTGGCCGCGCCTGGCGGCGTTCAGCGAGACGGTGTGGTCGACCGCCGGACGCGACTTCGCGGAGTTCCTGCCGCGCCTGGAGAAGCACCTGGAGCGCCTGGACGCGCTGGGGGTGGAGTACCGGCCCCTGGACGGCCCGCACCCGTGGCAGAAACAGCCGGCGCCGCGCTGGCGGGAGGACCCGAACGCGGAGTAG